In Calliopsis andreniformis isolate RMS-2024a chromosome 8, iyCalAndr_principal, whole genome shotgun sequence, one DNA window encodes the following:
- the LOC143182688 gene encoding uncharacterized protein LOC143182688 isoform X2, producing MQLVEDLRVVSENYKFFHNCYSDKMDYRQKVVIPSQQSTKNDDEDDEDLEALRLAALQSLRAKDTVHSKKQSLPQIKKIVPEITQTARPLYKGQRLPRRGGYFPNRLQQRQNGNLYYQSPRNPNLIAIVPVDEHSLLQQTDIAHSTEKTGPVVESYSTEVSKFQRFKDNGSGSDDEDNKDQRSIIAKTETVEKDGVEVETPSAVAESQTETVESLKKTEEDQDDINDDDDDILLMADLEEEDSLERLMDEMEREMNVDKPSERKEKRNNKKDSKESIKKDDIGRNTNQKNRTEDSNNRKGSHSPAPTVTGLKNERRSMSPHTNRILQKRRSLSPRSRSRKKSPRRSPRRSPIRQSKKSQRDVTRYRSPRKSPVRYSPRSRSPKLSPRSRSPRLSPRRSPNKSPIRRSPVKKLSPRGRSPRLSPHSRSPRRSPKSSLTRSPRLTRSRSPKFSPLRLSPQSRSPLRSRTPKLSPRRVSPPRRLSPKSKSPGLSPRRGSSRLMSPKMSPRRVSPRTRSPRLSPRRSPWSSPRNSPRTSPRRRRSPRWSPKELPRKHGPRSVTPDGTDSPLYAKESSPILKGRLSPETNRIKVKQKEETFEKTTPVEKETTDTISDPVLEARRRKFESTRPIDPINVNKKIKLSKKENTSKKIESLEGGEPQSANTRKMNKVAEDYDIQDTDLCLDTHYDFEEFEESMENTSPIAITSSVNSCIDVEPQKVEKERTSKKKKKRDKELYQVGKLKSELPLSERIGKDKKCKKRKDVISDGPSEDVDAIFEDITVDEESDLRTELSRRRAERLNRTVPIQSARLVQSAFKGVVNEVVKSNAKANQRHLIKVDEKSNQKEVRRVTVLHRSIPELHDSEDDSTLDSKVPVRFRLGLNKQVQDTRESKTSRKASKRQGRKE from the exons ATGCAATTGGTGGAGGACCTTCGTGTTGTTAGTGAGAACTACAAGTTTTTCCACAATTGTTACTCGGATAAAATGGATTATCGCCAAAAG GTGGTCATACCTTCACAACAAAGTACAAAGAATGATGATGAAGATGACGAAGATTTAGAAGCACTACGCTTAGCAGCTCTTCAGTCTTTAAGGGCAAAAGATACTGTACACAGCAAAAAACAATCTCTACCCCAAATAAAGAAGATAGTCCCAGAAATAACACAAACAGCTCGCCCATTATATAAAGGACAACGACTTCCACGAAGGGGAGGATATTTTCCTAACAGACTACAGCAGAGACAGAATGGG AATTTGTATTACCAGAGTCCACGTAATCCAAACTTGATAGCAATAGTTCCTGTGGATGAACATTCTTTACTTCAACAAACAGATATTGCTCACTCAACAGAAAAGACTGGTCCAGTTGTTGAATCTTATTCAACAG aagtttcaaagtttcaacGTTTCAAAGACAATGGCAGTGGTTCAGATGATGAAGATAACAAAGATCAAAGAAGCATAATTGCAAAAACAGAAACAGTTGAAAAAGATGGGGTGGAAGTTGAAACACCTTCTGCAGTAGCTGAAAGTCAAACAGAAACTGTAGAAAGTTTGAAGAAAACTGAAGAAGATCAagatgatattaatgatgatgatgatgatattcttttaatGGCTGATCTCGAAGAAGAAGATAGTTTAGAACGTTTAATGGATGAAATGGAAAGAGAGATGAATGTTGATAAACCATctgaaaggaaagaaaaaagaaataataaaaaagatagCAAAGAGTCTATAAAGAAAGATGATATAGGTAGGAATACGAATCAAAAAAATAGGACAGAAGACAGTAATAACAGAAAAGGTAGTCACAGTCCAGCTCCAACAGTAACAGGTTTAAAGAATGAAAGACGATCTATGTCCCCTCATACCAATCGAATTTTACAAAAACGTAGATCATTGTCGCCAAGATCGCGATCAAGAAAAAAATCCCCCAGGAGATCTCCAAGAAGATCTCCTATCAGACAGTCGAAAAAGTCTCAGCGAGATGTAACAAGATACAGGTCACCCCGAAAGTCCCCAGTAAGATATTCACCACGTTCACGATCACCTAAACTGTCGCCACGATCTAGATCACCACGGCTATCTCCGCGTAGATCTCCAAATAAATCCCCAATAAGAAGATCACCTGTTAAGAAATTGTCTCCAAGAGGAAGGTCGCCAAGACTTTCACCGCATTCCAGATCTCCTAGGCGTTCACCTAAATCATCATTGACGAGGTCTCCAAGGTTGACACGGTCGCGTTCGCcgaaattttcaccactcagacTGTCCCCTCAATCAAGATCACCTTTAAGATCGAGAACACCTAAATTATCTCCGAGACGAGTATCACCTCCCCGCAGGCTATCTCCAAAATCGAAATCTCCCGGGCTGTCTCCTCGAAGAGGTTCATCGCGTTTAATGTCACCAAAAATGTCACCCCGAAGAGTTTCCCCACGAACGAGATCGCCGAGATTATCACCACGCAGGTCACCGTGGTCATCGCCTAGAAATTCTCCTCGTACTTCTCCAAGACGAAGGAGATCTCCCAGATGGTCACCCAAAGAATTACCTCGGAAGCATGGCCCACGATCCGTAACTCCAGATGGAACCGATAGTCCATTGTATGCGAAAGAATCTTCTCCTATTCTTAAAGGCAGACTGTCTCCAGAAACGAATCGTATAAAAGTGAAACAAAAAGAGGAAACTTTTGAAAAGACTACTCCTGTGGAAAAAGAGACCACTGACACGATTAGTGATCCTGTATTAGAGGCTAGACGGAGAAAATTCGAATCTACGAGGCCTATAGATCCTATAAACGTgaataagaaaattaaattaagtaaAAAAGAAAACACAAGTAAGAAAATAGAATCTTTAGAAGGGGGGGAACCTCAATCAGCAAATACAAGAAAGATGAATAAAGTTGCAGAGGATTATGATATTCAGGATACAGATTTGTGTTTAGATACTCATTATGACTTTGAAGAATTTGAGGAAAGCATGGAAAATACTTCGCCTATTGCTATCACGAGCTCAGTCAATTCGTGTATTGATGTGGAGCCGCAGAAAGTAGAGAAAGAAAGAACctcgaaaaaaaagaaaaagcgcGACAAAGAGTTGTACCAAGTGGGAAAATTGAAGAGTGAACTTCCACTCTCTGAGCGTATTGGAAAAGATAAGAAATGTAAAAAACGCAAGGATGTTATTTCGGATGGACCAAGTGAGGATGTGGATGCCATCTTTGAAGACATAACAGTTGATGAAGAGAGTGACTTAAGAACTGAACTGAGCAGAAGAAGAGCAGAaagattaaatagaacagtgccaATTCAGTCTGCAAGATTGGTGCAGTCTGCTTTCAAAGGAGTTGTCAATGA gGTTGTTAAAAGTAACGCAAAAGCAAATCAAAGACACTTAATTAAAGTAGATGAGAAAT CTAATCAAAAGGAAGTTCGACGGGTTACCGTTCTTCATCGATCAATACCTGAATTACATGATTCAGAAG ATGATAGTACTCTCGACTCAAAGGTACCTGTACGATTTAGACTGGGTCTCAATAAGCAAGTGCAAGATACTAGAGAGTCAAAAACCTCGCGAAAGGCATCTAAAAGGCAGGGCCGCAAG GAATAA
- the LOC143182688 gene encoding uncharacterized protein LOC143182688 isoform X1, whose translation MQLVEDLRVVSENYKFFHNCYSDKMDYRQKVVIPSQQSTKNDDEDDEDLEALRLAALQSLRAKDTVHSKKQSLPQIKKIVPEITQTARPLYKGQRLPRRGGYFPNRLQQRQNGNLYYQSPRNPNLIAIVPVDEHSLLQQTDIAHSTEKTGPVVESYSTEVSKFQRFKDNGSGSDDEDNKDQRSIIAKTETVEKDGVEVETPSAVAESQTETVESLKKTEEDQDDINDDDDDILLMADLEEEDSLERLMDEMEREMNVDKPSERKEKRNNKKDSKESIKKDDIGRNTNQKNRTEDSNNRKGSHSPAPTVTGLKNERRSMSPHTNRILQKRRSLSPRSRSRKKSPRRSPRRSPIRQSKKSQRDVTRYRSPRKSPVRYSPRSRSPKLSPRSRSPRLSPRRSPNKSPIRRSPVKKLSPRGRSPRLSPHSRSPRRSPKSSLTRSPRLTRSRSPKFSPLRLSPQSRSPLRSRTPKLSPRRVSPPRRLSPKSKSPGLSPRRGSSRLMSPKMSPRRVSPRTRSPRLSPRRSPWSSPRNSPRTSPRRRRSPRWSPKELPRKHGPRSVTPDGTDSPLYAKESSPILKGRLSPETNRIKVKQKEETFEKTTPVEKETTDTISDPVLEARRRKFESTRPIDPINVNKKIKLSKKENTSKKIESLEGGEPQSANTRKMNKVAEDYDIQDTDLCLDTHYDFEEFEESMENTSPIAITSSVNSCIDVEPQKVEKERTSKKKKKRDKELYQVGKLKSELPLSERIGKDKKCKKRKDVISDGPSEDVDAIFEDITVDEESDLRTELSRRRAERLNRTVPIQSARLVQSAFKGVVNEVVKSNAKANQRHLIKVDEKSNQKEVRRVTVLHRSIPELHDSEDDSTLDSKVPVRFRLGLNKQVQDTRESKTSRKASKRQGRKVKHKVSLPLTNIEHTL comes from the exons ATGCAATTGGTGGAGGACCTTCGTGTTGTTAGTGAGAACTACAAGTTTTTCCACAATTGTTACTCGGATAAAATGGATTATCGCCAAAAG GTGGTCATACCTTCACAACAAAGTACAAAGAATGATGATGAAGATGACGAAGATTTAGAAGCACTACGCTTAGCAGCTCTTCAGTCTTTAAGGGCAAAAGATACTGTACACAGCAAAAAACAATCTCTACCCCAAATAAAGAAGATAGTCCCAGAAATAACACAAACAGCTCGCCCATTATATAAAGGACAACGACTTCCACGAAGGGGAGGATATTTTCCTAACAGACTACAGCAGAGACAGAATGGG AATTTGTATTACCAGAGTCCACGTAATCCAAACTTGATAGCAATAGTTCCTGTGGATGAACATTCTTTACTTCAACAAACAGATATTGCTCACTCAACAGAAAAGACTGGTCCAGTTGTTGAATCTTATTCAACAG aagtttcaaagtttcaacGTTTCAAAGACAATGGCAGTGGTTCAGATGATGAAGATAACAAAGATCAAAGAAGCATAATTGCAAAAACAGAAACAGTTGAAAAAGATGGGGTGGAAGTTGAAACACCTTCTGCAGTAGCTGAAAGTCAAACAGAAACTGTAGAAAGTTTGAAGAAAACTGAAGAAGATCAagatgatattaatgatgatgatgatgatattcttttaatGGCTGATCTCGAAGAAGAAGATAGTTTAGAACGTTTAATGGATGAAATGGAAAGAGAGATGAATGTTGATAAACCATctgaaaggaaagaaaaaagaaataataaaaaagatagCAAAGAGTCTATAAAGAAAGATGATATAGGTAGGAATACGAATCAAAAAAATAGGACAGAAGACAGTAATAACAGAAAAGGTAGTCACAGTCCAGCTCCAACAGTAACAGGTTTAAAGAATGAAAGACGATCTATGTCCCCTCATACCAATCGAATTTTACAAAAACGTAGATCATTGTCGCCAAGATCGCGATCAAGAAAAAAATCCCCCAGGAGATCTCCAAGAAGATCTCCTATCAGACAGTCGAAAAAGTCTCAGCGAGATGTAACAAGATACAGGTCACCCCGAAAGTCCCCAGTAAGATATTCACCACGTTCACGATCACCTAAACTGTCGCCACGATCTAGATCACCACGGCTATCTCCGCGTAGATCTCCAAATAAATCCCCAATAAGAAGATCACCTGTTAAGAAATTGTCTCCAAGAGGAAGGTCGCCAAGACTTTCACCGCATTCCAGATCTCCTAGGCGTTCACCTAAATCATCATTGACGAGGTCTCCAAGGTTGACACGGTCGCGTTCGCcgaaattttcaccactcagacTGTCCCCTCAATCAAGATCACCTTTAAGATCGAGAACACCTAAATTATCTCCGAGACGAGTATCACCTCCCCGCAGGCTATCTCCAAAATCGAAATCTCCCGGGCTGTCTCCTCGAAGAGGTTCATCGCGTTTAATGTCACCAAAAATGTCACCCCGAAGAGTTTCCCCACGAACGAGATCGCCGAGATTATCACCACGCAGGTCACCGTGGTCATCGCCTAGAAATTCTCCTCGTACTTCTCCAAGACGAAGGAGATCTCCCAGATGGTCACCCAAAGAATTACCTCGGAAGCATGGCCCACGATCCGTAACTCCAGATGGAACCGATAGTCCATTGTATGCGAAAGAATCTTCTCCTATTCTTAAAGGCAGACTGTCTCCAGAAACGAATCGTATAAAAGTGAAACAAAAAGAGGAAACTTTTGAAAAGACTACTCCTGTGGAAAAAGAGACCACTGACACGATTAGTGATCCTGTATTAGAGGCTAGACGGAGAAAATTCGAATCTACGAGGCCTATAGATCCTATAAACGTgaataagaaaattaaattaagtaaAAAAGAAAACACAAGTAAGAAAATAGAATCTTTAGAAGGGGGGGAACCTCAATCAGCAAATACAAGAAAGATGAATAAAGTTGCAGAGGATTATGATATTCAGGATACAGATTTGTGTTTAGATACTCATTATGACTTTGAAGAATTTGAGGAAAGCATGGAAAATACTTCGCCTATTGCTATCACGAGCTCAGTCAATTCGTGTATTGATGTGGAGCCGCAGAAAGTAGAGAAAGAAAGAACctcgaaaaaaaagaaaaagcgcGACAAAGAGTTGTACCAAGTGGGAAAATTGAAGAGTGAACTTCCACTCTCTGAGCGTATTGGAAAAGATAAGAAATGTAAAAAACGCAAGGATGTTATTTCGGATGGACCAAGTGAGGATGTGGATGCCATCTTTGAAGACATAACAGTTGATGAAGAGAGTGACTTAAGAACTGAACTGAGCAGAAGAAGAGCAGAaagattaaatagaacagtgccaATTCAGTCTGCAAGATTGGTGCAGTCTGCTTTCAAAGGAGTTGTCAATGA gGTTGTTAAAAGTAACGCAAAAGCAAATCAAAGACACTTAATTAAAGTAGATGAGAAAT CTAATCAAAAGGAAGTTCGACGGGTTACCGTTCTTCATCGATCAATACCTGAATTACATGATTCAGAAG ATGATAGTACTCTCGACTCAAAGGTACCTGTACGATTTAGACTGGGTCTCAATAAGCAAGTGCAAGATACTAGAGAGTCAAAAACCTCGCGAAAGGCATCTAAAAGGCAGGGCCGCAAGGTAAAGCACAAAGTTAGTTTGCCTCTAACAAATATTGAACATACTttatag
- the Tango10 gene encoding transport and golgi organization 10: MLSSTIWWMSVLAGMDTNKQTKEPSNISNNVTEPGNSDSIEVDNSRTVLLKIATLYAERLMNDICLVVDGIEYPAHRLILCASSDVFQVMLMSPQWSESQESRVTLQETPQCTPIFSEFLRYFYTGQIRINYEVVLPILSLADKYNVKDLISLCLDYMQNHIAVAAIHGTLVSWLQYASNCGHHNITQACQNFIKWNLELVAKTADFGNFDLDILVSLLHQSSLVIKDEMTLYKCLESWLDHQANRLRNQLSYDDSEATLKQLVITVMSAVRFPMMSPRQLAELLLSPLTKKYKEFFVERMSIGMLFHSGQLDRVREVSLNEEDGALLFVPRLYTIDTCSSLLTIEKFHSLPSYHTRTLVFSSHSCLAEYADDRACEWVVDLYPKGVWFKKFFLIVWQGTVEMPEHVKRSVRLSLTCKEPPANDEIGMRVKIGVLIYGLQDGVEHIARVTEIMHRFTKSERVLNLDGLLPFEELNPQQGSVPETTSPFLVGPNRDMLKLHIVISPAN, encoded by the exons ATGTTATCAAGTACTATTTGGTGGATGTCAGTGCTTGCAGGAATGGATACAAATAAACAGACAAAAGAACCCAGTAACATTTCCAATAATGTTACAGAACCAGGAAACTCTGATTCAATAGAG GTTGACAATTCACGTACAGTACTACTGAAAATAGCAACACTCTATGCTGAGCGACTTATGAATGATATTTGTCTTGTTGTTGATGGTATAGAATATCCAGCACATCGTCTTATACTTTGTGCTTCTAGTGATGTTTTCCAA GTAATGTTAATGAGCCCCCAGTGGAGTGAATCACAAGAAAGTAGGGTAACCCTCCAAGAAACGCCACAATGTACACCTATATTTAGTGAATTTCTACGGTACTTTTATACTGGCCAGATAAGAATCAATTATGAAGTTGTGTTGCCAATATTATCACTAGCTGATAAGTACAATGTCAAAGATTTAATATCATTGTGCCTTGATTATATGCAAAATCATATTGCAGTAGCTGCCATACATGGCACTCTGGTATCATGGCTCCAGTATGCTTCAAATTGTGGTCACCATAACATTACTCAGGCATgccaaaattttattaaatggaATTTAGAATTAGTGGCTAAGACTGCAGATTTTGGAAACTTTGATTTGGATATTCTAGTATCATTATTACATCAAAGTAGCTTAGTGATAAAGGACGAAATGACATTATACAAGTGTTTGGAATCGTGGCTGGATCACCAGGCAAATCGTTTAAGAAATCAACTGTCGTATGACGATTCCGAAGCCACTCTGAAGCAGTTGGTAATAACTGTGATGTCCGCCGTAAGATTTCCAATGATGTCCCCCCGACAATTAGCGGAATTGCTTTTATCTCCTTTAACGAAGAAGTATAAAGAATTTTTCGTAGAACGTATGTCTATAGGAATGTTGTTTCATTCGGGTCAATTGGACAGAGTCAGAGAAGTGAGCTTAAACGAAGAGGATGGCGCGTTGCTCTTCGTACCGAGGCTATATACCATAGATACTTGTAGTTCGCTACTAACAATAGAGAAGTtccacagtttaccatcgtatcacaCTAGGACTCTCGTATTCTCAAGCCATTCATGCTTAGCGGAATACGCCGACGATCGTGCGTGTGAATGGGTTGTAGATTTATATCCAAAGGGAGTCTGGTTTAAAAAGTTTTTCCTAATAGTCTGGCAAGGAACAGTAGAAATGCCCGAACACGTAAAACGTTCAGTTAGATTATCGCTCACATGCAAGGAGCCTCCAGCGAATGATGAAATCGGTATGCGTGTAAAAATAGGAGTTTTAATTTATGGATTGCAAGATGGTGTTGAACACATTGCAAGAGTGACTGAAATTATGCATCGATTTACTAAATCGGAACGCGTTCTCAATTTGGATGGTCTTCTACCGTTTGAAGAACTTAATCCACAACAGGGTTCTGTACCAGAAACTACATCCCCATTTTTAGTAGGTCCAAATAGAGATATGCTCAAGTTGCACATTGTTATATCACCGGCTAATTAA